From Oscillospiraceae bacterium CM, a single genomic window includes:
- a CDS encoding RluA family pseudouridine synthase, translating into MKEFTIRPNDAQQRLDRFVSKAVPLLPASLLQKYIRLKRIKVNGKGAARETKLAAGDTVQMYVNDEFFEKPTAENAYLKITAPALDIVYEDDNILLVNKKAGVLCHSDGAWSYNTLIAQIQAYLYAKRAWRPGDENAFAPALCNRIDRNTAGIVIAAKNAEALRIMNEKIKAREVEKFYLAVVHGALRPPSGRLEGQLFKDAVKNQVFISDKNQKGSKTAVTEYRTLAVQKGLSLVECRLVTGRTHQIRAQLAHAGHPLLGDGKYGREKDNRPYGETGQALCSYCVVFDFKTDAGILNNLKGRTFKLAYVDFAEKYFQKSFQ; encoded by the coding sequence TTGAAAGAGTTTACAATACGGCCAAACGACGCACAGCAGCGGCTGGACAGATTTGTCTCAAAGGCCGTGCCGCTTTTGCCTGCTTCTCTCCTCCAAAAGTATATTCGCCTCAAGCGTATCAAGGTCAATGGCAAGGGCGCGGCGCGTGAGACGAAGCTGGCGGCCGGTGATACCGTTCAGATGTACGTTAACGATGAGTTCTTTGAAAAACCGACGGCGGAAAACGCCTATTTAAAGATTACCGCGCCCGCTTTAGACATCGTTTATGAGGACGATAACATCCTGCTCGTCAACAAGAAAGCAGGCGTTTTGTGCCACAGCGACGGCGCGTGGTCGTATAACACGCTGATTGCCCAGATACAAGCGTATCTGTATGCCAAACGTGCGTGGCGGCCGGGCGATGAAAACGCATTTGCCCCCGCCCTGTGCAACAGAATTGACCGGAACACCGCCGGGATCGTCATCGCGGCGAAAAACGCCGAGGCACTGCGTATCATGAATGAAAAAATTAAAGCGCGCGAGGTGGAAAAGTTTTATCTCGCCGTTGTCCACGGGGCGCTGCGCCCACCCTCCGGGCGGTTGGAGGGCCAGCTTTTCAAGGATGCCGTCAAAAATCAGGTCTTTATCAGCGACAAAAATCAAAAAGGGTCAAAAACAGCCGTCACCGAGTATCGGACACTGGCCGTTCAAAAAGGGCTGTCCTTAGTGGAATGCCGCCTTGTCACCGGCCGGACGCATCAAATCAGGGCGCAGCTGGCCCACGCCGGTCACCCGCTTCTTGGCGACGGCAAATATGGGCGCGAAAAAGACAACCGCCCCTACGGGGAGACGGGGCAAGCCCTCTGCTCCTACTGCGTTGTTTTCGATTTCAAAACGGATGCCGGGATTCTCAACAATTTAAAAGGGCGCACCTTCAAGCTGGCGTATGTCGATTTCGCGGAAAAATATTTTCAAAAAAGCTTTCAATAA
- the plsY gene encoding glycerol-3-phosphate 1-O-acyltransferase PlsY encodes MTNVLILLLLITAAQAYVIGGVNGAIITSKYFYRKDIRKFGSGNPGLTNFFRVFGKGGAALVVLIDVLKTVGPVIIGGILFGLFVDPSVFPSGNGAAFGLNFFGSAWAGFFVILGHCFPLFYGFRGGKGVMAVGTVVFFIDWRIALICWGVFILLTLVTRYVSLGSIIGVLSYPVMVGVLGDGGFWEIVVASLSAGLLIYRHRENIKRLFKGTESKFSFHRKKEA; translated from the coding sequence ATTACGAACGTGCTTATTTTATTATTATTAATAACGGCCGCGCAGGCATACGTTATCGGCGGCGTCAACGGCGCCATTATCACATCAAAATATTTCTACCGCAAAGACATCCGCAAATTCGGCAGCGGCAACCCCGGCCTGACGAATTTTTTCCGCGTCTTCGGCAAGGGCGGTGCCGCGCTTGTTGTTTTGATTGACGTGCTGAAAACGGTTGGCCCTGTGATTATCGGCGGTATTCTGTTTGGTCTTTTTGTCGATCCGTCAGTTTTTCCCAGTGGCAACGGCGCCGCCTTCGGGCTGAATTTCTTCGGCAGTGCTTGGGCCGGATTCTTTGTCATTCTCGGCCACTGCTTTCCGCTCTTCTACGGGTTTCGGGGCGGAAAGGGCGTTATGGCAGTAGGCACTGTTGTTTTCTTTATCGATTGGCGCATCGCGCTCATTTGCTGGGGTGTGTTTATACTTCTCACACTCGTCACGCGGTATGTTTCACTGGGCTCTATTATTGGTGTCCTGTCATATCCTGTCATGGTCGGCGTGCTCGGGGACGGCGGCTTCTGGGAGATCGTCGTAGCCTCGCTGAGCGCGGGCCTTCTGATTTATCGGCATCGGGAAAATATCAAGCGGCTTTTCAAGGGCACGGAATCGAAATTCAGTTTCCATAGAAAAAAAGAGGCTTAG
- a CDS encoding undecaprenyl-diphosphate phosphatase codes for MSFFTAILLGLIQGVTSFLPVSTSAHQAIIHNLFHLDVPSEGIGFFNFLMNLSTLVSIFLVWRDELVSMFREGADFLRGKTETNHVGEGRLTPPLRMIYFIVIATLPLILSVPINQRADILMQNVTFVGCAMLAMGAVLFASDRFIQYGKKTEKTMDTKDALIIGLAQAFAAIPGLSRVGTSLSLSLAQGLDKDFAVRFSVWLSLPSLIIATFISFFSIFKGGMTWPSFFTYLVAFILSVLTGYLAIQTLRILTAQRRLKYFSFYLWGAGFLTVILSFIL; via the coding sequence ATGTCGTTTTTTACGGCAATTTTACTGGGGCTCATTCAGGGTGTCACGTCATTTTTGCCAGTTTCCACATCGGCCCATCAGGCCATCATTCATAATCTGTTTCATCTGGACGTCCCCTCGGAAGGGATCGGGTTTTTTAATTTTCTGATGAATTTAAGCACGCTCGTATCGATTTTTCTCGTCTGGCGGGACGAGCTTGTTTCGATGTTTCGTGAGGGCGCGGACTTTCTGCGCGGCAAAACAGAGACAAATCATGTGGGTGAGGGGCGGCTGACACCGCCGCTGCGCATGATATACTTTATCGTCATCGCCACGCTGCCGCTCATTCTCTCCGTGCCGATTAATCAGCGGGCCGATATTCTGATGCAAAATGTGACGTTTGTCGGCTGCGCGATGCTCGCCATGGGCGCCGTTTTGTTCGCGTCGGATCGATTTATCCAATATGGCAAGAAGACAGAAAAGACGATGGATACAAAAGACGCGCTCATCATTGGTTTGGCACAGGCGTTTGCCGCTATACCGGGTCTGTCGCGGGTTGGGACATCGCTCTCGCTCTCTCTCGCGCAGGGGCTTGATAAGGATTTTGCCGTCCGCTTTTCCGTTTGGCTTTCGCTGCCGTCGCTCATTATTGCAACATTTATTTCTTTCTTTTCGATTTTCAAAGGCGGCATGACGTGGCCGTCCTTCTTTACCTATCTTGTCGCGTTTATTCTGTCCGTTTTGACGGGTTATCTCGCGATTCAAACGCTTCGCATCTTAACAGCGCAGCGCAGGCTTAAGTATTTTTCCTTTTACCTCTGGGGCGCGGGCTTTTTAACGGTGATTTTATCCTTCATACTCTAG
- a CDS encoding DUF177 domain-containing protein produces MRLNLREIINIPGASVTFDYAPDLSDTAFGSVRGVKAPVRAVGFIKNNAGVLDFTAEVDAVLACACARCLKEFDKSVHLRCQATLTEQEHDKDEADKYVLDGDYADVDEIILTDFVLNMDQRILCREDCQGLCSTCGADLNNGPCTCGAQIDPRLAVLGQLLENET; encoded by the coding sequence ATGCGGCTTAATCTTCGTGAAATTATCAATATTCCCGGTGCATCCGTCACGTTTGACTATGCGCCTGATCTGTCGGACACGGCGTTCGGCTCCGTCAGAGGTGTCAAAGCGCCGGTACGCGCCGTCGGGTTTATTAAAAATAATGCCGGGGTACTCGATTTTACCGCCGAGGTTGATGCCGTTTTGGCATGCGCCTGTGCCAGATGTCTGAAGGAATTTGACAAATCCGTCCACCTCCGCTGTCAGGCCACCCTGACGGAACAGGAGCACGACAAGGACGAAGCGGATAAATATGTTCTCGACGGAGATTATGCCGACGTGGATGAAATTATCCTGACGGACTTCGTTTTGAACATGGATCAGAGGATTTTGTGCAGAGAAGACTGCCAAGGCCTCTGCAGCACCTGCGGGGCCGATTTAAACAATGGGCCGTGCACGTGCGGAGCTCAGATTGATCCCAGGCTCGCTGTCCTTGGGCAGCTCCTGGAAAATGAAACATAA
- the rpmF gene encoding 50S ribosomal protein L32: MAVPKRKTSSARRDKRRSSHWKLDVPGLVKCSKCGELRLMHRVCKACGTYNGREVIKVSAE, encoded by the coding sequence ATGGCGGTTCCAAAGAGAAAAACATCGAGCGCGAGAAGAGACAAGAGGCGTTCCTCCCACTGGAAGCTGGATGTTCCCGGTCTTGTCAAGTGTTCCAAATGCGGCGAGCTTCGTCTGATGCATCGGGTCTGCAAGGCCTGCGGCACATACAACGGTCGTGAAGTGATCAAAGTCAGCGCTGAATAA
- a CDS encoding NAD(P)-dependent glycerol-3-phosphate dehydrogenase — protein sequence MKISVFGSGGWGTAIAKVLHENGHAVTLWSKFEKEVETLTKTRENPLLRGVKIPEGIAITTSLDDAADGLDVAVMATPSFAVAETALLLKDRLKPDCIVVCVSKGIEKDTTRLFSTILREALGDGARLVSLSGPTHAEEVGRQIPTACVAASEDIATAEAVQDIFMNDYFRVYTSTDVIGVELGAALKNVIALGAGISDGLGFGDNTIAMLMTRGLAEMAELCVALGGRKSTLAGLAGLGDLIVTCTSKHSRNRRAGVLIGKGMDIQEAMQEVGAVVEGYYAAKAAYELSQKTGIDMPISTEAYRVLYEGKSAMTAMKDLMSRSKRREWESAEETWVV from the coding sequence ATGAAAATTTCTGTATTCGGCAGCGGCGGATGGGGAACGGCCATCGCAAAAGTGCTGCATGAAAACGGCCATGCCGTCACGCTATGGTCCAAATTTGAAAAGGAAGTCGAAACGCTGACCAAAACGCGTGAAAACCCGCTTTTGCGCGGCGTTAAAATTCCGGAAGGCATTGCCATCACAACGTCGCTTGACGACGCGGCCGACGGGTTGGACGTTGCTGTTATGGCAACGCCGTCGTTTGCCGTGGCGGAAACGGCGCTGCTGCTGAAAGACCGGCTCAAGCCGGATTGCATCGTTGTGTGTGTCTCAAAGGGCATTGAAAAGGATACGACGCGCCTGTTTTCAACAATCCTGCGTGAGGCGCTCGGCGACGGCGCACGCCTTGTGTCCCTGTCCGGCCCGACGCACGCTGAAGAGGTCGGCCGCCAGATTCCGACGGCCTGTGTCGCCGCGTCCGAGGATATCGCGACAGCCGAGGCGGTGCAGGATATTTTCATGAACGACTACTTCCGCGTTTATACATCGACAGACGTTATCGGCGTTGAGCTCGGCGCGGCACTTAAAAATGTCATCGCGCTCGGTGCAGGCATCAGTGACGGGCTCGGCTTCGGCGACAATACGATTGCCATGCTGATGACGCGCGGCTTGGCTGAAATGGCGGAGCTCTGTGTTGCCCTTGGCGGCCGGAAATCAACGCTGGCTGGTCTTGCCGGCCTTGGTGACCTGATCGTTACATGCACCTCCAAGCACTCGCGCAACAGGCGCGCGGGCGTCTTGATCGGCAAAGGGATGGATATTCAGGAGGCCATGCAGGAAGTCGGGGCCGTTGTAGAGGGTTATTATGCCGCGAAGGCCGCCTATGAGCTGTCCCAAAAAACAGGCATCGACATGCCGATTTCGACGGAGGCTTATCGCGTGTTGTACGAAGGAAAATCGGCGATGACGGCGATGAAGGATCTCATGAGCCGCTCGAAACGGCGCGAATGGGAGTCCGCCGAGGAAACATGGGTTGTCTGA
- the der gene encoding ribosome biogenesis GTPase Der, with protein MAKPLIAIVGRPNVGKSMLFNRIAGRRLSIVEDTPGVTRDRLYATSDWSGHAFSIVDTGGIEPTADSEILLFMREQALLAIDMADVILFVTDITTGVTAADEEIAALLLRSHKPVVLAVNKMDSIGPSDPAIYEFYALGLGDPIALSATHGHGTGDVLDACVRHFPTPSGSEEEDDVIKVAVIGKPNVGKSSLINHILGENRVIVSDIAGTTRDAVDTPFENADGRYVFIDTAGIRRRSKINDSIEKYSVLRSEMAVERADVCLIMIDAREGVTDQDTKVAGLAHEAGKASIILVNKWDLVEKETNTMDRMRQEVMRDLGFMTYAPILFISAKSGRRVERLFELINFVNDQASMRITTGMLNNVLADATARVQPPTDKGKRLKIYYMTQTGVRPPTFVCFCNDAALFHFSYQRYLENQIRGVFGLEGTPIRLFIRQKGDDEK; from the coding sequence GTGGCGAAACCGCTGATTGCCATCGTGGGTCGGCCGAATGTCGGCAAGTCCATGCTTTTTAACAGAATAGCGGGCAGACGGTTGTCAATCGTGGAAGACACGCCCGGCGTCACGCGTGACAGGCTGTACGCCACGTCCGACTGGAGCGGCCACGCTTTTTCCATCGTTGATACGGGCGGTATCGAACCGACGGCCGATTCCGAAATTTTGCTTTTCATGCGCGAACAGGCGCTGTTAGCCATCGACATGGCCGACGTTATTTTATTTGTGACAGATATCACGACGGGTGTCACAGCCGCCGACGAGGAGATCGCCGCGCTGCTGCTCCGCTCACATAAGCCGGTCGTTCTGGCGGTCAACAAAATGGATTCTATCGGGCCGTCAGACCCCGCTATTTATGAATTTTACGCGCTCGGCCTTGGCGACCCGATCGCCCTGTCGGCCACACACGGCCACGGCACGGGAGACGTGCTCGACGCTTGTGTCCGCCATTTTCCAACGCCATCCGGCTCGGAGGAAGAGGACGACGTGATCAAGGTTGCCGTCATCGGCAAGCCGAACGTCGGCAAGTCGTCTCTCATCAACCACATTCTCGGTGAAAACAGAGTCATCGTCAGTGATATCGCCGGGACAACGCGCGACGCTGTTGACACGCCGTTTGAAAACGCCGACGGCCGCTATGTTTTCATTGACACGGCAGGTATCCGCCGCCGCTCAAAGATTAACGACAGTATTGAGAAATACAGTGTGCTCCGATCAGAAATGGCCGTCGAACGCGCCGATGTTTGCCTCATTATGATCGATGCCCGCGAAGGCGTCACCGATCAGGACACGAAGGTGGCGGGGCTTGCCCACGAGGCCGGGAAAGCGAGCATCATCCTTGTTAACAAATGGGACCTCGTCGAAAAAGAAACGAATACCATGGATCGGATGCGCCAGGAGGTTATGCGCGACCTCGGCTTTATGACGTATGCGCCCATCCTTTTCATCTCGGCTAAAAGCGGCCGCCGCGTCGAGCGGCTTTTTGAGCTTATCAATTTCGTCAACGATCAGGCGTCAATGCGCATCACAACGGGGATGCTCAATAACGTCTTAGCGGACGCCACTGCCCGCGTCCAGCCGCCGACCGATAAGGGTAAGCGCCTGAAAATCTATTACATGACGCAGACGGGCGTCCGACCGCCGACCTTTGTCTGCTTCTGTAACGACGCGGCGCTCTTTCACTTCTCCTATCAGCGCTATCTGGAAAACCAAATCCGGGGCGTCTTTGGGCTGGAGGGAACGCCCATCCGCCTGTTTATTCGTCAAAAGGGCGACGACGAGAAGTGA
- a CDS encoding DUF512 domain-containing protein, translating to MGSVITGMTDNSPLAGRRLTVGDTLVRLNGHKIRDVLDYQYYSYDARLLLEARGRDGAIKLIRVHKAPGEPLGLLFDDFLMDTARACVNRCVFCFVDQLPKGLRDSLYFKDDDIRLSFLMGNYVTLSNLTQADVDRFIAMRLSPLNISVHATDPACRSLLLGVKNAGRGLETMRAFAASGITMNCQIVVCPGLNDGTHLERTMADLAALYPHVASVSVVPVGLTKFRDGLYPLRPFDRQSAGETLAQVEKYANRCRHKLGTRLFYPADELYLKADCAIPPESFYEGYPQLENGVGMLRLFQTQAQSALKNASNPSGEAFTIATGHAAFSYLEKILNTAREKYAKIKGKIIPVDNDFFGPSIDVAGLITGGDLIRQLRGQDLGKRLLLSQSMLRHGEAVFLDDVTVEDVSKVLGVSVRFVAQDGADFIRAICGE from the coding sequence ATGGGTTCCGTTATTACAGGCATGACGGATAATAGCCCCTTGGCAGGGAGACGCCTAACGGTGGGCGATACGCTCGTGCGCCTCAATGGGCACAAAATCCGTGATGTGCTCGATTATCAGTATTATTCTTATGATGCGCGCCTTCTGCTGGAGGCGCGCGGCCGGGACGGCGCGATAAAGCTCATCCGCGTGCATAAAGCGCCGGGGGAGCCGCTCGGGCTCTTGTTTGACGATTTTTTAATGGACACGGCGCGCGCCTGCGTCAACCGGTGCGTCTTCTGCTTTGTCGACCAGCTTCCCAAGGGGCTGCGGGATTCCCTGTATTTTAAAGACGACGATATTCGCCTGTCTTTTTTGATGGGCAATTATGTGACGCTATCAAACCTCACGCAGGCAGATGTCGATCGGTTTATCGCCATGCGCCTGTCCCCGCTCAATATTTCCGTCCACGCGACGGACCCGGCATGCCGCAGTCTCCTGCTTGGCGTGAAAAATGCCGGGCGCGGCCTTGAGACGATGCGCGCGTTTGCCGCAAGCGGGATCACGATGAACTGCCAGATTGTCGTTTGCCCCGGCTTGAATGATGGCACGCACCTAGAGCGCACGATGGCGGATCTCGCCGCGCTGTATCCGCATGTTGCAAGCGTTTCTGTCGTCCCGGTCGGGCTGACGAAATTTCGAGACGGGCTGTACCCGCTGCGCCCGTTTGACCGGCAGAGCGCCGGAGAGACGCTTGCTCAGGTCGAAAAATATGCCAATCGCTGCCGCCACAAGCTTGGCACGCGTCTTTTTTACCCGGCCGATGAACTTTATTTAAAGGCCGACTGCGCCATACCGCCGGAGTCGTTTTATGAAGGCTATCCGCAGCTTGAAAATGGCGTTGGGATGCTCCGGCTATTCCAAACACAGGCGCAATCAGCCCTGAAAAATGCGTCAAATCCGTCAGGGGAGGCATTTACAATTGCCACAGGGCACGCGGCTTTTTCTTATTTAGAAAAAATTTTAAACACAGCACGTGAAAAATATGCTAAGATAAAAGGCAAAATAATACCTGTCGATAACGACTTCTTCGGGCCGTCCATCGACGTTGCGGGGCTTATTACGGGCGGTGACTTGATTCGTCAGTTGCGCGGGCAGGACCTTGGCAAGAGGCTTCTTCTGTCGCAAAGCATGCTCCGGCACGGCGAGGCCGTCTTTCTGGACGACGTGACGGTGGAAGACGTTTCAAAAGTTCTTGGTGTATCCGTCCGATTTGTTGCGCAGGATGGCGCGGATTTTATCCGGGCAATCTGCGGGGAATGA
- a CDS encoding beta-propeller domain-containing protein, protein MKKSIFPLFLTLALMLSLMTGCRAQNSGTGKTSASPGPTALTLVSSYADLFSALQKAAAGPNGAYKTADTAAGTAAQDNGQTVSSSPEAIKEPTPTDADYSTTNVQVDGVDEGDIVKTDGQFIYVLRQNTLIIFQADGAATKQVSALKIGGDSSGNKTADGNYASESATELYVSGDTAAVVTSYSSYIPYLAAESGSADAKVAAGAVTTDIAPANNTQRSTLYLINISDKAHPTLKKSLGQDGYPLTSRLVGSTLYLISTYYVYTMDQNDPSTYVPRLYTDGKASLVEAGRISIMPIINSAAYTVLCAYNLDSGARDANESVMGGGSVVYMNKETLYLTCSTTEQTAGDPYTDSVYTVIDYQSESKTAITSFDISGGGLSRKAAGTVPGSLVNPYVLDASGGNLRVVTTTYSQSWSEYTDKAKGFINSIWKDPVSSNALFVLDGGLNAIGSVQDLSKGEQVYGVRFDGSIAYIVTFRQVDPLFAVDLTDPKNPTVLSALKIPGFSSYLHVYGEGRLFGLGMDADEKTGATSGMKLSMFDTTNPKDVTVKHTLKLKSSYSSALYNPRAILISPDKNIIAFPADNGYDIYGYSDAEGFYSRAHVDALDWGGDSRGLYIGQYAYIVDANAVYILDMTSFKLAKKLAYS, encoded by the coding sequence ATGAAAAAATCGATTTTCCCGCTTTTTCTCACGCTGGCACTGATGCTCAGCCTGATGACCGGCTGCCGCGCGCAGAATTCCGGCACCGGCAAAACGAGCGCAAGCCCCGGCCCGACAGCGCTTACCCTAGTTTCATCATACGCCGATCTTTTCAGCGCCCTTCAGAAAGCAGCAGCCGGGCCAAACGGTGCTTACAAAACGGCTGACACGGCCGCCGGAACAGCCGCGCAGGACAATGGGCAAACGGTCTCATCGTCGCCGGAGGCAATCAAGGAGCCGACACCCACGGACGCCGATTACTCGACGACGAATGTGCAGGTTGACGGTGTTGACGAGGGTGACATCGTCAAAACAGACGGACAGTTCATTTATGTGCTGCGCCAGAATACACTCATAATCTTTCAAGCCGACGGCGCCGCCACAAAACAGGTGTCCGCCTTAAAAATCGGCGGTGACAGCAGCGGCAACAAGACAGCGGACGGCAATTATGCCTCCGAATCGGCAACAGAGCTCTATGTCTCCGGCGACACCGCCGCCGTCGTGACCTCCTATTCAAGTTATATCCCGTATTTGGCCGCCGAATCCGGCAGTGCCGATGCGAAAGTCGCCGCCGGGGCTGTCACGACTGACATCGCGCCGGCAAACAACACGCAGCGATCAACGCTCTATCTCATCAACATATCCGACAAGGCTCACCCCACTCTTAAAAAATCGCTCGGGCAGGACGGCTACCCGCTGACGTCGCGCCTCGTCGGCTCGACGCTGTATCTCATATCGACATATTATGTGTACACGATGGATCAAAACGATCCGTCAACGTATGTCCCACGGCTGTATACGGACGGGAAGGCGTCTCTCGTTGAAGCGGGCCGCATCTCCATCATGCCTATTATCAATTCGGCCGCCTACACTGTTCTCTGTGCGTATAACCTTGACAGCGGCGCACGCGACGCCAACGAGTCTGTCATGGGCGGCGGCTCGGTGGTCTATATGAATAAGGAAACGCTTTATCTTACCTGCAGCACGACGGAACAGACGGCAGGAGACCCGTATACCGACAGTGTCTACACCGTTATCGATTATCAAAGCGAGAGCAAAACGGCCATCACGAGCTTTGACATTTCCGGCGGCGGGCTCAGCCGAAAAGCCGCAGGGACCGTACCCGGCAGCCTCGTCAATCCATATGTGCTTGACGCGTCAGGCGGCAACCTCCGCGTCGTCACAACGACGTATTCCCAAAGTTGGTCGGAGTATACCGACAAAGCCAAGGGCTTTATAAACAGCATCTGGAAGGACCCTGTTTCATCAAACGCCCTTTTTGTCCTTGACGGCGGGCTCAACGCCATTGGCAGCGTCCAAGACCTTTCCAAGGGCGAGCAGGTTTACGGCGTTCGGTTTGACGGCAGCATTGCCTATATCGTCACGTTCCGGCAGGTTGACCCGCTCTTTGCCGTTGACCTCACCGATCCGAAAAACCCGACCGTTTTAAGCGCCTTGAAAATCCCCGGCTTCTCAAGCTATCTGCACGTCTACGGCGAGGGGCGGCTCTTCGGGCTTGGTATGGACGCCGACGAGAAGACAGGCGCCACAAGCGGCATGAAGCTCTCCATGTTCGACACGACAAATCCGAAGGATGTGACCGTTAAACACACCTTAAAGCTCAAGTCAAGCTATTCAAGCGCCTTGTATAACCCGCGGGCTATTTTAATCTCTCCCGATAAAAACATCATCGCCTTCCCTGCCGACAACGGCTATGATATTTACGGCTATTCCGACGCCGAGGGCTTTTACAGCCGCGCGCACGTTGACGCGCTCGACTGGGGCGGCGACAGCCGCGGGCTTTATATCGGGCAGTACGCTTATATCGTGGATGCGAACGCCGTTTATATCCTCGATATGACAAGCTTTAAGCTCGCTAAAAAGCTCGCCTATTCATAA
- a CDS encoding ATP-dependent Clp protease proteolytic subunit produces MGSTTTRTNKGVIHCLTIVGQIEGHQILPQDTKTTKYEHVMPQLAAIEESEEIEGLLILLNTVGGDIEAGLGIAELIASMKKPTVSLVLGGGHSIGVPLAVAAKRSIIAPSAAMTIHPVRLTGVVIGVPQTYNYFGKIQERIVQFVTTNSGIKRERFIDMMLKTGELAADVGTVIYGEEAVQSGLIDQLGGLSDALSWLHTQIAAEKKEKDGASGLG; encoded by the coding sequence ATGGGCTCTACGACAACGCGGACCAACAAGGGCGTCATCCACTGCCTGACAATCGTGGGGCAGATTGAAGGCCACCAGATTCTCCCGCAGGATACGAAAACAACAAAGTATGAACACGTCATGCCGCAGCTGGCGGCCATTGAGGAGTCGGAGGAGATAGAAGGCCTTCTGATTTTGCTCAACACCGTCGGCGGTGATATTGAGGCGGGGCTCGGCATCGCCGAGCTGATAGCCAGCATGAAAAAGCCGACTGTTTCACTTGTCCTTGGCGGCGGCCATTCGATCGGCGTTCCGCTGGCTGTCGCGGCCAAGCGCTCTATTATTGCCCCGTCAGCCGCGATGACGATTCATCCCGTCCGCCTGACGGGCGTTGTCATCGGCGTACCGCAGACGTATAATTACTTCGGCAAAATTCAAGAGCGCATCGTCCAGTTTGTAACGACGAATTCCGGCATTAAGCGTGAGCGGTTTATTGATATGATGCTCAAAACGGGCGAGCTTGCTGCCGACGTCGGAACGGTCATTTACGGTGAGGAGGCCGTTCAGAGCGGCCTGATTGACCAGCTCGGCGGCCTGTCGGACGCGCTCAGCTGGCTCCACACGCAAATTGCCGCGGAGAAAAAGGAAAAGGACGGCGCAAGTGGCTTGGGCTAA